AGGATAGCCCTATTAAAGACACTAAAATTGTAGATTTACAACAAAAATTTAATATAAAAATTTTAATTGGAATAGTTGAAAGAGAGGAAGAAATTTTTATCCCTTCAGGAGACTTCATTATTAAGGAAAATGATAAAATTTATTTTACTGGAACTGATGAGTTTGTATATAAATTTTATAACATTATTAAGGGTGGAGATAAAAAAATAGAATCTGTTTTTATTATAGGTGGAAGTAGAATTTCTTATTATTTAGTTTCTAATTTGATTCGTGAAAACATTAAAATAAAATTAGTTGAAGTTAATAGAGATTTAGCAATGTCATTTAGTGAAAAATTTCCATCAAACGTTAAAGTTATTTGTGCAGATGGTTCAGACTCTGATGTTTTAGATGAAGAGGGATTAACAAATTATGATGCTTGTGTGGCTTTAACAGGTATTGATGAAGAAAACATTATGTTAGGAATGTTTGCAGAAAAATCAAATGTAAAAAAAGCAGTAGCAAAGGTTAGTAGAATTTCCCTTTTAAATATAATTCCACCTACTGAAAGATTTTCATTTGTAACACCAAAAAGATTGGTTTCAGATATCATAATTAGTGTTGTAAGATCAATTATTAATAGTGAAGGTTCTAATATAGAGACTTTACATAGATTATCAAATAATGTGGAAGCAGTTGAAATAAAAGTTAATAAAAAGTCTAAAGCTATAGATATTCCACTAAAAGAGCTTGAAATAAAGAATAATGTACTTATAGCATACATAATTAGAGATAATAAATTGATTTTCCCAAGTGGAGAAGATTCTATAATGGTAAATGATACTGTAATAATAATTTCAAAGGCAAATTTAATACAAAATATAGATTGTATTTTGGTATAGGTGTATTATGAATAATAAAATTATAAGATATATTTTGAGTAAAATTTTATATATTGAGGCAGGATTTTTACTTTTACCAGTTATTGTTTCTCTAATATATAAAGAAAATTATATAAATATTTTAAGTTTTCTAGCTACTATATTCATATTATTGATATTTGGATATATTGTTGGATATAAAGCTGATGGAAGTGGAGCATTTTATGAGAAAGAGGGATTTATTATAGTTTCTTTGTCTTGGATACTTTTATCCGCTTTTGGCGCATTACCATTTGTTTTTTCAGGAGCAATTCCTAGCTTTATAGATGCTTTTTTTGAAACTTCTAGTGGTTTTACTACTACTGGAGCTAGTATCTTAACAGATGTTGAGGCACTTAGTCATTCATTACTATTTTGGAGAAGTTTTACACATTTAATTGGTGGAATGGGTATTTTAGTATTTGCATTAGCGATATTACCACGTTCAAATAGACATTCTCATATTATGAAAGCTGAAGTTCCGGGTCCTATTTTTGGAAAACTAGTTTCAAAAATGAGCTATACCGCTAGAATTTTATATAAGATTTACTTTGCAATGACTGGAGTTTTGATAATTGCACTTATTCTTGCAGGACATCCTATTTTTGATTCTTTTGTTCATGCATTTGGAGCGGCAGGAACAGGGGGATTTGGAATAAAAGCAAATTCAATTGCTTATTACAATAGTCCGCTAGTTGAAATGATTCTAGCAATTGCAATGATAATTTTTGGTATAAATTTTAACATATTTTATGTTATCTTAATAGGAAAAGCCAGAGATGGTTTAAAAAGCGAAGAATTAAGATGGTATTTGTTTATAGTTTTTGGAAGTGTTGTTTTAATATTTTTCAATATAAAAAATAATTATACTTCTTATTTAACTGCAGTTAAGGATATATTTTTTACAGTTTCTTCAATAATATCTACAACTGGGTATGCTACAGCAGATTTTGGAAAATGGCCACCTTTTTCTCATTTTATTCTTCTGTTCTTAATGTTCACAGGAGCTTGTGCTGGTTCAACTGCAGGTGGATTAAAAATTTCAAGAT
Above is a genomic segment from Parvimonas micra containing:
- the trkA gene encoding Trk system potassium transporter TrkA; its protein translation is MKIIIVGAGKVGEYLFNDLNTEDNDIILIEKRQEILNEMLSKYDIMGILGSGTNFELLDEAGVKDSDVFIAVTDSDEINIISCIFAKNMGAKYTIARVRNPEYSSKSGFVKEVLGIDLVINPEFVAAREISRGLKYPSAHSVETFADGRVKLIGVSIGKDSPIKDTKIVDLQQKFNIKILIGIVEREEEIFIPSGDFIIKENDKIYFTGTDEFVYKFYNIIKGGDKKIESVFIIGGSRISYYLVSNLIRENIKIKLVEVNRDLAMSFSEKFPSNVKVICADGSDSDVLDEEGLTNYDACVALTGIDEENIMLGMFAEKSNVKKAVAKVSRISLLNIIPPTERFSFVTPKRLVSDIIISVVRSIINSEGSNIETLHRLSNNVEAVEIKVNKKSKAIDIPLKELEIKNNVLIAYIIRDNKLIFPSGEDSIMVNDTVIIISKANLIQNIDCILV
- a CDS encoding TrkH family potassium uptake protein yields the protein MNNKIIRYILSKILYIEAGFLLLPVIVSLIYKENYINILSFLATIFILLIFGYIVGYKADGSGAFYEKEGFIIVSLSWILLSAFGALPFVFSGAIPSFIDAFFETSSGFTTTGASILTDVEALSHSLLFWRSFTHLIGGMGILVFALAILPRSNRHSHIMKAEVPGPIFGKLVSKMSYTARILYKIYFAMTGVLIIALILAGHPIFDSFVHAFGAAGTGGFGIKANSIAYYNSPLVEMILAIAMIIFGINFNIFYVILIGKARDGLKSEELRWYLFIVFGSVVLIFFNIKNNYTSYLTAVKDIFFTVSSIISTTGYATADFGKWPPFSHFILLFLMFTGACAGSTAGGLKISRFIILVKSSILQFRKAVNPKRVLSVKMDNKAVGNEVLEEVRAYFVIYIFLIIIFTILISFSVPDFLTAFSAVMATFNNIGPGMAIVGPTGSYASLTDFNKVVLSFAMLAGRLEIFPILILFSSTTWRKK